In the genome of Streptomyces sp. NBC_00259, the window CGTCGGCCATCTGGTCGGCGACCCCTTCGAGGTCCTCGGGGAGGAGGCTCCAGATGATGAAGTCGGTGCGCAGGTCGGTCCAGCCACCGTCCTCGGTGCGGGTGCGGGCTATACAGGCGCCGCGCAGGACGCCCTCGCTGATGCAGCCGATCTTCTGGGCGACCTGCTGGGAGGCGGTGTTGTCGGCGGCGGTGCGCAGCTCCAGGCGCTCGAACCGCTGGTCGCGGAAGAGCCAGTGGGCGGTCGCCAGCGCGGCTTCGGAGGCGTAGCCCTCACCACGGGCCCAGGGGGCGATGATGTACGACATCTCGGCGGAGCGCACCCGCCAGTCGGTGCTGCCCAGCTGGATCACACCGACCAGGCGCTGGGTGAGGAACTCGGTGATGGCGAGGTCGATCCCGCGGCCCGCGGCGCGTTCGGTGGGTGCGTACTCGCTGATCCAGTGGTGGGCGGCCGCCTCGGTGAAGGGCTGGGGCACCGCCGTCCAGGCGCCGACGAGTTCGTCGTTCATCATGTCGGCGAGGGCCGGGGCGTCGGCGGGTTCGAGCGCGCGCAGCACCAACCTCTCCGTGCTGATGGAGATGTCCGGGAAGGTGGTAGTCATGCGCAGCTCCAGCCGAAGACCGTTGTAAAGGCCGTAAAGGCACAGCATGCAGCATCGGGTGGAGGATGTGCATGGCCGGGTCGGTACCGCTCACGATACGCCGAGGGCCCCGCACACCACCGGGGGTGTGCGGGGCCCTCGTTCACAAGGACCTTACGGTTGCGGTC includes:
- a CDS encoding GNAT family N-acetyltransferase, whose translation is MTTTFPDISISTERLVLRALEPADAPALADMMNDELVGAWTAVPQPFTEAAAHHWISEYAPTERAAGRGIDLAITEFLTQRLVGVIQLGSTDWRVRSAEMSYIIAPWARGEGYASEAALATAHWLFRDQRFERLELRTAADNTASQQVAQKIGCISEGVLRGACIARTRTEDGGWTDLRTDFIIWSLLPEDLEGVADQMADAGGYGAYTDWN